The Candidatus Nitronereus thalassa genome includes the window CAGGAAGCTGGGCACACGACGAATGCTGCGTGCGCTACCGTTTTGGCGGACCGAATTCTCAACAAGGCTCCTGCACAGTAGCCGGCCTCGGCCCTCCACCGTATGTCTGCCAGTTAGAACTGGCCAAAGCCGTGGCCCAGCTACCAAACCCCCTGCTCACCTGGACACGCACGGATGTGAACTTCAGCAAGAGTTCTTGTACGGACGGAATCGAAATGCCGGTGACCCATGCCGATATGTGTAATCCTTCGGGCGGCACCCTACTCTGCAGTGATGTGCAATATTGCTGTAGTGGGAGCGGCCAGGCATCGGCCATTCAGGCACCAGCAGCAACCGGCGGGATATTGTGTGTCTGTGATTAAGCCCAGCTAGGGCCCTACAACCAGCAGATTATAACCCAAGAGCTGCCAAGTATTGGTGATGTGCCAATATTCACAACCCAGAATCCATCTTGGCCGTTTGCAAAAAGACAAGTTCTATATTGATGAGGAATTACCCCCAAACATGGTATAAAGACCTGCCATATACCAAATTTAAAAGGTGGGAAGAGATTCAAGGGTAATAAGGACAGAAAATGAGTAGGGAGTTTGTGGACTATTTGAGAGATATTATAGACGCTATGGGAAAGGCTCAACAATTTGTCAGGAATCTCTCTTATTTAGAATTCAAAGCTGACGACAAAACGGTCTTTGCCGTCGTCAGAGCCTTGGAGATTGTTGGGGAAGCAACCAAAAATATTCCCGATGATATTCGCAAGAACTACCCCGAGATCCCCTGGAAAGATATGGCGGGCATGAGAGATGTCCTGATTCATGATTATTTTGGCGCTGATGTAGAAACCGTATGGTTAACGGTTACAGAAAAAATCCCGCAGGTAAAACCGTTGATAGAAAAAATGCTAGAGAAATTATGATCACCTTAGAAACGATAAAGACAACGCTGCAAGCTCACAAAGAAGAGCTCAGCCAAAAATATGGTGTAAAGCAAATCGGGGTGTTTGGTTCTTGTGTGAAGAACGAACAGCTTGAGACGAGTGATGTTGACCTCCTGGTTGAATTTGATAAAGCCATCGATTTGTTCATCTTTGTTAATCTCAAAAACTATCTATCGGACTTGCTGAACGCCAACGTTGATCTCGTGATGAAAAAAGCCTTAAAGCCGAAAATTGGCCAACGCATACTACAAGAGGTTGTGGAAATTTAATGGGGATACCCAACGAATGGATCAGCCGTTCCTGGATACCTACCAAACCCCCTGCTGACCTGGACGCGCACGGATGTGAACTTTAACAAGAGTTCCTGCACGGACGGAATCGAAATGCCGGTGACCCATGCCGATATGTGTAATCCTTCGGGCGGCACCCTACTCTGCAGTGATGTGCAATATTGCTGTAGTGGGAGCGGCCAGGCATCGGCAATTCAAGCCCCAGCCGCAACTGGCGGGATATTGTGTATCTGTGACTAGGGCTAGTCAGGGCCTTCCATCGAGACCAGCATCGTTACACAGTCCTTTCAGACTGGAGCCCTAGGCCTCAGATTTCCTGGGATAATGATAGTCCAGACAAAAGGCGCACAATTCCTGACGAATATTGGCAGGAAGCTCTCTCACCCAGGTAGGAATCCAATCCCACCGATTTTTCTCTTGTAAATTTTTCACTTTGCGGCAGTGAGAACATTGGTGAATAAGTCCATCGCTATCGGTATAAACCGAGGCATTCCCCTCGCGTGCCACCTCAGTAACTGGGTGCGGCATTTCCTGCACCAGACTATTCACGATAAGAATTCCTTGATTCACGCCCACCGGATAGAGGGTCATGTTGAACATCCGGTACCGATGAGCACTGGAACATTGATACGCGTGCTGCTTGGGATAACCCTGACTCCTCGGATCATTAAACGTGGAAAGAAAAAACCCCGTATAAAACTCCTTCAAATCAGAAGTCACCGCCTCCATCACATTTCTTCCCAATTTCCACTCCTCAGAAATGCTCGGTTCGCCGCCGTTATCTTGGGCGAAGGCAAACCACGCCGGATTGAAATACGCTAAAGAAAAATCTTTCCATAACCCATAGACAGCCGAAGAATGCATTTCGATATTCACTTCATCGAAGCTGGCGAGAAGCTTTTGAAATGCCGGGTCAATCCGCGCCTTCATGTTCTACACACCATGATCATTTCCGTCTGGCAAGCCATCCCGTGAACTTTCAACCTATTCCCTTCCACCTCCAAAAAACAACCACCAAGCAACGCGGCCTTTTCTTCTATTTTTAACGAGTAGGAGAATGGATAAAGTGTCAAACCTTTTCTACCTCAAGGGCATACGCGCATGGCCAGGCTAGTTACCGAAATCACCTGCCCATTCCTTGTACTTGCGTCGCCACATACTTCTAAGAAGCCAATCTCCTCGTTCCCATCGACAGCGTCGCCGACAAGAGCAACACGCCCACTTCTAAATCGGTGGTCGTTACTGTCCAACTCTATTTTAGTACCCCCTGCCATTCCTCAACGACAAACAACTTTTTCAGTATTCTCTTTCATTTTCGCAAACCAATTAGGTACCATTTACCGATGACAATTGGCCCATTTTTTTTAAGGCCTTCCGCACTCCAATAAAGAGGGATTTTTTCTCATCTTAAAAAAATGTGGCATTCAAGGCCTGCCCCCCCAACCAAATGGAGGATCACATGGAAATACATTCTCGAACAAACGACAGAAAATATAAAATATTTATTAGCTCGTCCTTTGAAGATTTAAAGGATGCACGAATCCAGCTAATGAAAAGAACTTTAAAGCTCGGCCATTTTCCAGGAGGAATGGAATTATTTTATCCAGGAGAGACTAGAAACTTGGAGGTAATTGAAAGGGAAATAAAATCTTGTGACATTTTTGTAATTCTCATTGGGGCAAGATTGGGGATGCCTATTACTGACGATGATTATCCTGAAATTGATCACGTTTATTACACAATGGAAGAGTACGAAATAGCATGTAAATATAATAAGCCCGTGATACCTTTTCTGCTATACGAAGAGGAATTTAATAAGGCCATTGAAGAAATCACAGATAGTTCTAAAAAGCTAGGCAGTTCTTCGCACATTTCTAACCAGATAGAAACGTTGAAGAATTTCAGAAACACTGTGGTGCAAGGGCCACAGGGCAAGAGAATCGCAGGGTTTTTTTCATATAACGACACATCACATTTGTGTGAAGTTTACTCTGGCGCAATTAGCGCTACAATTAATGAGTACTTTGATTCAGGCCAAAAAGGTGGTTGGGTAAACGGAGCAATATATGATGATCTCAAGGCCCAAATTGCACTAGGAAGATCAGTTAGCAACAATATTTTCTTTAAAAGATTTGCCGAAAGGTTGAGCACCTTTGGAACCTTGTCGGGTAGGACTCAAATTGATTCGGAGTTAAAAACTAGCATTGCCGAATTCTTCTGGCTAAATTACCTAACAATCATAGAAGAAAAAGGCATTAATAAAATATTTTTTGAGTCAGGCTCTTCTATAGCTTATGCCTCGAGAAAGTTTATCGAATATGTTTATGAAGAGAGACAATCCTATCACGATTGGCTCCACGAAAAACTTCAAATCAGAACAAACAACTTTTTAACTTTTCTAGATTTACTTCTTATTGATTCGAGTTGGCAACCTTTGGATGTCCGCCTCCAACCGAATGGCCCCTTCTCTTCTGACTATGGTGCGTCATATGGAATGATCAAAAATGCTAAGGTTAGGTCGGCAACTAAACACAACCGTGAAGAGAAAGGGCTTCATAAAGACGCCAATGAAGCCATATTTAAAATGACTGAGGAGTTAAAAATTGATTTTGAAAGATCAGGAATGATATTGATGACAGCCTCCGGTTTATATTTGGAAAAGGAATCAAGATTTTATGGCCCTCATGTTGGCAGCTACCATAACATGTTATTGAAACGCAGCCTTCTTTCCATGCCTTGCCCGAAAGTTATTTTTCTTGATCAAAAAAAATGGGGACTAGAGTTTGATTCTGATAACTGTTATGCCATTTGTGACAAAACCTGCGGGGATGATTTAACTTGGGAATCTCTAAAAACTAAGACACCACTAGCAGTGGCGTTAGCAGCTTTTGAAAAGGACCAACAGGATAACCTAGCCAAATCTCTTTTTTCTGAAGGATTCATTCATCAGGAAAAAGGAACTGTCAAAGCTGGGGCTAAGGGAAGGTGGCCAATAATAGCAGGAAACGAATCATTTTGGAAATTTTTTAGTTAACCTAAGCACTTTAATATATTCAAAAAAATTCGACATTCCAGAATTAAAGACGAGAAGAGATGGGGGTCAGCAACTGTTGAATGAGAAGAACTGGGTTCAGGACTTGAATCGCGCAGCCTTTTCTTTCCACAATCTACCTATTCAAACCGCATAAAAAATTAAATTAGTTTCCAAATAGGCAATCTCCAACCTTTTCTCCACCTCTCCCACACCAAGAGTGCAATTTCTGATTTGAATGATTTGCAGTGGAATAAACCTCTTTCACGGTTCTTTATTCGATATAACTAATGTGAGGATATTGCAGTCCAACAAATGATATTATGTTGGCTTTATTGCTTTTGTCATGGGAAGGATCATGGATCTTGGGAGTCCATCACAATTTGATTTATCTAACCCCCAATGGATAGCAGTTTGCCTAGCCCTTATTGGCATAATTGGTACTGCTGCTTATCACAGTATTCCATGGATTCGAAAACGAACGGTCTACAAGTACTGCAATTTCAATCTACAGATTTTAGATAAATTTCCTCCCAATCATCACGAATTATCGGGTTTAGTCTCATTTCCACTCAACGTGACGGATTTCTATGTTGTGATCAAATCTAAAGACAGATTTTCTCTTCAGAGAGTTAATTTACGATTCCTCGACAAGAACCAGACCTTCAAGTCGCATCCATACGGCAATGCAGATTTGAAGGTTATAAAAATAACGTCCCTGAGATATTGGGATGATCGCTATGTTGATATTGAAAGCTGCTCAGATCAAGTAGGTGGTTTTGGAGCAGCATTTAACAGAACTCTCAAAAAGGAAGACGGGCTATATTTCCGACTGGGCGTCCATATTCAGTCGCCATGGGTTGGCATAATATGTTTTCGGGCCATAGATAACGATGGCTTTGAAAGTTTTGCTAGAAATAAGTTGGTAGCTTTTGGGCTAGCATATGAAGATGCGTGGAAGGTTTGGTGTGGTGAAAAGAATATAAATCATTGTAATATCGCTCCAATCTCGATCACAGATTTAGAGACGGAAAGTCAACCCTCTATTGAGCTTTTACCTAAGAGCAGCCAAAGTCCTGATTTGCGATTATCCGTACATAACCACGGACCTACAGCAGCTTTTTCCGCGAAATGCGAAATCTTGAGCACCAAAAATGATCCGAATCCACCAAGGAAGGGCCTTTTTCAGCTTCGATGGATTCTTCAAAATGATAGAGAAATGATGATTAGGCAGGGAGATAAGGAAGATTTGCTAATTGCAAGAATAAATGTTGACCATGGTTCTCGGCTTGGGCAAATGATCTTTTATGAATTACTTTCAAATGGTGATGCCGAATTTACTTCATGTCGTTGGAATTTGCCTGAATTGGAACTCCCTGAATATGAACTCGAGATTCGTATTTATAATGATGGTTTTGATAAACCCTTTCTTAAAACATTTATTGTACGGCCACATCTACATTGGGGGCCACTAGAAATGATTGAAATAAAGGTCTCTTGATTGAGTACTAAAAATTGATTTCGTATGCGATTTATTACGCAGTCAGGTAT containing:
- a CDS encoding DUF4062 domain-containing protein, which gives rise to MEIHSRTNDRKYKIFISSSFEDLKDARIQLMKRTLKLGHFPGGMELFYPGETRNLEVIEREIKSCDIFVILIGARLGMPITDDDYPEIDHVYYTMEEYEIACKYNKPVIPFLLYEEEFNKAIEEITDSSKKLGSSSHISNQIETLKNFRNTVVQGPQGKRIAGFFSYNDTSHLCEVYSGAISATINEYFDSGQKGGWVNGAIYDDLKAQIALGRSVSNNIFFKRFAERLSTFGTLSGRTQIDSELKTSIAEFFWLNYLTIIEEKGINKIFFESGSSIAYASRKFIEYVYEERQSYHDWLHEKLQIRTNNFLTFLDLLLIDSSWQPLDVRLQPNGPFSSDYGASYGMIKNAKVRSATKHNREEKGLHKDANEAIFKMTEELKIDFERSGMILMTASGLYLEKESRFYGPHVGSYHNMLLKRSLLSMPCPKVIFLDQKKWGLEFDSDNCYAICDKTCGDDLTWESLKTKTPLAVALAAFEKDQQDNLAKSLFSEGFIHQEKGTVKAGAKGRWPIIAGNESFWKFFS
- a CDS encoding nucleotidyltransferase family protein, which gives rise to MITLETIKTTLQAHKEELSQKYGVKQIGVFGSCVKNEQLETSDVDLLVEFDKAIDLFIFVNLKNYLSDLLNANVDLVMKKALKPKIGQRILQEVVEI
- a CDS encoding DUF86 domain-containing protein, producing MSREFVDYLRDIIDAMGKAQQFVRNLSYLEFKADDKTVFAVVRALEIVGEATKNIPDDIRKNYPEIPWKDMAGMRDVLIHDYFGADVETVWLTVTEKIPQVKPLIEKMLEKL